One region of Oncorhynchus keta strain PuntledgeMale-10-30-2019 chromosome 24, Oket_V2, whole genome shotgun sequence genomic DNA includes:
- the LOC118402870 gene encoding cytochrome c oxidase assembly factor 3 homolog, mitochondrial, with protein MADQKPTVDPEVPFAKRIDPNKEDLTRDEFYFIRQVELAQWKKKSQQLRGRNIATGLAIGAIVMGIYGYTFYSVKQEKIMDELDEEAKVARMGGAKTGAN; from the exons ATGGCTGACCAGAAACCGACAGTCGATCCCGAAGTCCCTTTTGCAAAGAGGATAGATCCAAACAAGGAGGATCTTACCAGGGACGAGTTCTACTTTATCAGACAAGTGGAGCTCGCGCAATGGAAGAAGAAATCGCAGCAACTCAGGGGCCGTAATATTGCAACAGGACTTGCTATCGGAGCCATTGTAATGGGTATTT ATGGCTACACGTTTTACTCAGTGAAACAGGAGAAGATTATGGATGAGCTGGATGAGGAGGCCAAGGTCGCGAGGATGGGGGGGGCAAAGACAGGCGCCAACTGA
- the cntd1 gene encoding cyclin N-terminal domain-containing protein 1 yields MAKRFLFLPSQSKNLKFGEASFEILSDFLINLNIRNKDKLSNLSRYSGDFKDKRLIECIFLVTEELRLDSMVGYHAVELLERFMIKHLDDLFSTPHTPAGAAGAHKGNYADLVYEKLSEKFHLILLSCVQIASKLSLHSAVVDNNTAAQFLHSMGHSISKQTIMDMELMILKALDFRLNTPNPLTYVEILLEVLGHNDSSIPVGHLHHLSRHVLQFTYLQRTAIYDSLLKATTQCLSPSDEQRKTFVSVTEDCMLLGVGVIAVGAYILNVTNWEQVVEELSHITGISVKSISDFTHVTLMHITKNNSPMVTAT; encoded by the exons ATGGCGAAGAGATTCCTATTCTTGCCAAGCCAAAGCAAAAACCTAAAGTTTGGTGAAGCATCTTTTGAGATTTTATCAGACTTTCTCATAAATCTCAATATCAGAAACAAAGATAAACTGAGCAATTTATCACGTTACAGTGGGGATTTTAAAGACAAAAGATTGATAG AATGCATTTTCCTTGTCACAGAAGAGTTAAGACTTGACTCCATGGTTGGATATCATGCTGTTGAATTACTTGAAAG GTTCATGATAAAGCACCTGGATGATCTGTTttcaacaccacacacacctgcAGGAGCAGCAGGTGCCCATAAAGGAAATTACGCGGACCTTGTTTATGAGAAACTGAGTGAGAAGTTCcatctcattctcctctcttgtGTGCAAATAGCAAGCAAACTGTCTTTGCACAGTGCT GTGGTTGACAACAACACAGCAGCGCAGTTTCTTCACTCGATGGGCCACAGCATTTCCAAACAAACTATCATGGACATGGAGCTGATGATCTTGAAAGCACTTGACTTCAGGCTAAACACCCCCAACCCTCTGACTTATGTTGAGATACTCCTGGAGGTGCTTG GGCACAATGACTCTTCTATCCCTGTGGGGCACCTGCATCACCTCAGCAGACACGTGCTCCAGTTCACCTACCTCCAGAGGACAGCCATCTATGACTCCCTGCTCAAGGCCACCACTCAGTGCCTGAGCCCATCTGACGAACAGAG AAAGACTTTCGTGTCGGTGACTGAAGACTGCATGCTTCTTGGTGTTGGTGTCATTGCTGTGGGTGCATACATCCTCAATGTCACTAACTGGGAACAG GTAGTGGAGGAGCTGAGTCACATCACAGGGATCTCAGTGAAGAGCATCAGTGATTTCACACATGTTACACTGATGCACATTACCAAGAACAACTCTCCCATGGTCACAGCAACTTGA
- the LOC118402871 gene encoding E3 ubiquitin-protein ligase MARCHF7-like isoform X1, which produces MSGVFVHIMYSWERRAAENLTNAEHICEVRKRRDLKYEDHLRRQEQERADAEVRREVHRVRTPSPTPQTNRFKARRYERPWAQGAPGTKKSSSSVKSTRSEMRNSQNKGSESRFPAISSGTQSSVTQSRTAELATTSKTWRRAIAPLASHCKEQSPPCHKHRSVAVKNRACKLSTCATKSNTLKLTQSQDTLRVKKKIGAPSCDRADSSNISTRHDLVKRPLDSCSLPQPLTFSRRSYTDCPCLPSLQYHRSPSPDDPESHPYVQLISDPFQGFSESSSITEEYVRSEDTYRAELCSRSLADTSPLSVPESLPSQFPSSSGTLESSSLSLSDSFTGPLSSHFRTLGVLSSESESDGEDDSHSCQDADRESYQIPVRWTASQSPSVRTVRSPRGLQCQLNLESTSTPEESPNSRASYTGEGYSPMPSLMQVGRLSISPLSITPSVTQRASRALTIPQQLYDHLPELDHLSPLSPRRANPIWLGSERWPVLEASPPRTSYTLRHSQLVSRIQQEEPEEVRGEASSSDSSTEDTPSSSEASRHGTSGLMDHLTMALMALRDIRREVAHIQMSNAQQGSGAMAAQEAQSAPATNPETLRKIKERLLEESSDEEEGDQCRICQCGAGSLTNPLLTPCLCSGSLQYIHHDCLKRWIQTKIQSGTTLSAVKTCELCKGSLTLDLDDFDMEEFYQRHGQTQVEQTSPELYMLLILRQRFSELLQVAQSRSNAVSRV; this is translated from the exons ATGTCAGGAGTCTTTGTCCACATAATGTACAGCTGGGAAAGACGCGCAGCTGAGAACCTCACCAATGCTGAACACATTTGtgaggtgaggaagaggagagacctTAAATATGAG GACCACCTACGCAGACAGGAACAGGAAAGGGCAGACGCAGAGGTGAGGAGGGAAGTACACAGAGTACGGACGCCTTCACCAACACCTCAGACAAATAGGTTCAAAGCCCGCAGGTATGAAAGACCATGGGCGCAGGGAGCGCCAGGCACCAAGAAG TCCTCCAGCTCTGTGaaatccaccagatcagagatGAGAAACTCACAGAACAAAGGCTCAGAGTCCCGCTTTCCTGCCATCTCCAGCGGAACCCAGAGCAGTGTAACCCAAAGTAGAACAGCAGAATTGGCAACCACATCAAAGACATGGAGAAGAGCCATTGCCCCACTGGCATCCCACT GTAAGGAACAATCTCCACCATGTCACAAACACAGATCTGTGGCTGTAAAAAACAGAGCCTGTAAGTTATCCACATGTGCAACTAAGTCAAACACTCTGAAACTAACACAAAGTCAAGACACACTGAGGGTGAAGAAAAAGATAGGGGCACCATCATGTGACCGTGCAGATAGTTCAAACATCTCTACAAGACATGATCTGGTCAAGAGGCCATTAGACAGCTGCTCCCTCCCACAGCCCCTGACCTTTTCTAGAAGATCCTACACAGATTGTCCCTGTCTTCCCTCACTGCAGTACCACCGCTCCCCCAGCCCAGACGACCCAGAGTCCCATCCCTATGTTCAGCTGATCTCGGATCCCTTCCAGGGCTTCTCAGAGAGCAGTAGTATCACAGAGGAGTACGTACGCAGTGAGGACACCTACAGGGCTGAGCTCTGCTCCAGGAGTTTAGCTGACACCAGTCCTTTGTCCGTACCGGAGTCCCTCCCCTCGCAATTCCCCTCCAGCAGTGGCACCCTGGAAAGCAGCTCTCTCAGTCTCAGTGACTCCTTCACCGGCCCCCTCAGCAGCCACTTCCGCACGCTGGGTGTTCTGTCCTCCGAGTCTGAGTCAGACGGGGAAGACGACAGCCATTCATGTCAGGATGCTGATAGAGAGAGCTACCAAATCCCCGTGAGGTGGACtgcctctcagtctcccagtgtCCGTACCGTCCGGAGTCCCAGGGGCCTGCAGTGCCAGCTGAATTTGGAGTCAACAAGCACCCCTGAAGAATCACCAAACAGTAGAGCTTCATACACTGGAGAAGGATATAGTCCCATGCCTTCACTAATGCAAGTAGGTCGACTGTCGATATCACCGCTGTCCATAACACCCTCTGTCACACAGAGAGCCAGCAGGGCTCTCACTATCCCGCAGCAGCTGTATGACCACCTCCCTGAGCTGGATCATCTCAGCCCCCTTAGCCCCAGGAGAGCTAACCCCATCTGGCTGGGCTCAGAGAGATGGCCGGTGCTGGAGGCCTCACCACCCAGGACCAGCTACACCCTGAGGCACTCCCAGCTGGTCAGCAGGATCCAGCAGGAGGAACCAGAGGAGGTCAGAGGAGAGGccagtagtagtgatagtagtacagAGGACACTCCGTCCTCCAGTGAAGCCTCGCGCCATGGGACCTCTGGGCTGATGGATCACCTGACCATGGCCCTGATGGCCCTCCGTGACATCCGCAGGGAGGTGGCTCACATTCAGATGAGCAACGCACAGCAGGGTAGCGGTGCTATGGCAGCTCAGGAGGCCCAATCAGCACCGGCTACCAACCCAGAGACGTTACGCAAAATCAAAGAACG CCTGTTGGAAGAGTCGTCTGATGAGGAGGAAGGGGACCAGTGTCGTATCTGTCAGTGTGGTGCTGGCTCCCTGACCAACCCCCTGCTCACCCCCTGTCTCTGCTCCGGCAGCCTGCAGTACATCCACCACGACTGCCTGAAGAGGTGGATCCAGACTAAAATACAGTCAG GGACCACACTGTCTGCGGTCAAAACCTGTGAGTTGTGTAAGGGGAGCCTAACACTGGATCTGGACGACTTTGACATGGAGGAGTTTTACCAAAGGCATGGTCAGACACAG GTGGAGCAGACCAGTCCAGAGCTGTACATGTTGCTGATCCTTCGGCAGAGGTTCTCAGAGCTGCTGCAGGTGGCCCAGTCACGTAGCAACGCCGTCTCTAGG GTTTGA
- the LOC118402871 gene encoding E3 ubiquitin-protein ligase MARCHF7-like isoform X2 has translation MYSWERRAAENLTNAEHICEVRKRRDLKYEDHLRRQEQERADAEVRREVHRVRTPSPTPQTNRFKARRYERPWAQGAPGTKKSSSSVKSTRSEMRNSQNKGSESRFPAISSGTQSSVTQSRTAELATTSKTWRRAIAPLASHCKEQSPPCHKHRSVAVKNRACKLSTCATKSNTLKLTQSQDTLRVKKKIGAPSCDRADSSNISTRHDLVKRPLDSCSLPQPLTFSRRSYTDCPCLPSLQYHRSPSPDDPESHPYVQLISDPFQGFSESSSITEEYVRSEDTYRAELCSRSLADTSPLSVPESLPSQFPSSSGTLESSSLSLSDSFTGPLSSHFRTLGVLSSESESDGEDDSHSCQDADRESYQIPVRWTASQSPSVRTVRSPRGLQCQLNLESTSTPEESPNSRASYTGEGYSPMPSLMQVGRLSISPLSITPSVTQRASRALTIPQQLYDHLPELDHLSPLSPRRANPIWLGSERWPVLEASPPRTSYTLRHSQLVSRIQQEEPEEVRGEASSSDSSTEDTPSSSEASRHGTSGLMDHLTMALMALRDIRREVAHIQMSNAQQGSGAMAAQEAQSAPATNPETLRKIKERLLEESSDEEEGDQCRICQCGAGSLTNPLLTPCLCSGSLQYIHHDCLKRWIQTKIQSGTTLSAVKTCELCKGSLTLDLDDFDMEEFYQRHGQTQVEQTSPELYMLLILRQRFSELLQVAQSRSNAVSRV, from the exons ATGTACAGCTGGGAAAGACGCGCAGCTGAGAACCTCACCAATGCTGAACACATTTGtgaggtgaggaagaggagagacctTAAATATGAG GACCACCTACGCAGACAGGAACAGGAAAGGGCAGACGCAGAGGTGAGGAGGGAAGTACACAGAGTACGGACGCCTTCACCAACACCTCAGACAAATAGGTTCAAAGCCCGCAGGTATGAAAGACCATGGGCGCAGGGAGCGCCAGGCACCAAGAAG TCCTCCAGCTCTGTGaaatccaccagatcagagatGAGAAACTCACAGAACAAAGGCTCAGAGTCCCGCTTTCCTGCCATCTCCAGCGGAACCCAGAGCAGTGTAACCCAAAGTAGAACAGCAGAATTGGCAACCACATCAAAGACATGGAGAAGAGCCATTGCCCCACTGGCATCCCACT GTAAGGAACAATCTCCACCATGTCACAAACACAGATCTGTGGCTGTAAAAAACAGAGCCTGTAAGTTATCCACATGTGCAACTAAGTCAAACACTCTGAAACTAACACAAAGTCAAGACACACTGAGGGTGAAGAAAAAGATAGGGGCACCATCATGTGACCGTGCAGATAGTTCAAACATCTCTACAAGACATGATCTGGTCAAGAGGCCATTAGACAGCTGCTCCCTCCCACAGCCCCTGACCTTTTCTAGAAGATCCTACACAGATTGTCCCTGTCTTCCCTCACTGCAGTACCACCGCTCCCCCAGCCCAGACGACCCAGAGTCCCATCCCTATGTTCAGCTGATCTCGGATCCCTTCCAGGGCTTCTCAGAGAGCAGTAGTATCACAGAGGAGTACGTACGCAGTGAGGACACCTACAGGGCTGAGCTCTGCTCCAGGAGTTTAGCTGACACCAGTCCTTTGTCCGTACCGGAGTCCCTCCCCTCGCAATTCCCCTCCAGCAGTGGCACCCTGGAAAGCAGCTCTCTCAGTCTCAGTGACTCCTTCACCGGCCCCCTCAGCAGCCACTTCCGCACGCTGGGTGTTCTGTCCTCCGAGTCTGAGTCAGACGGGGAAGACGACAGCCATTCATGTCAGGATGCTGATAGAGAGAGCTACCAAATCCCCGTGAGGTGGACtgcctctcagtctcccagtgtCCGTACCGTCCGGAGTCCCAGGGGCCTGCAGTGCCAGCTGAATTTGGAGTCAACAAGCACCCCTGAAGAATCACCAAACAGTAGAGCTTCATACACTGGAGAAGGATATAGTCCCATGCCTTCACTAATGCAAGTAGGTCGACTGTCGATATCACCGCTGTCCATAACACCCTCTGTCACACAGAGAGCCAGCAGGGCTCTCACTATCCCGCAGCAGCTGTATGACCACCTCCCTGAGCTGGATCATCTCAGCCCCCTTAGCCCCAGGAGAGCTAACCCCATCTGGCTGGGCTCAGAGAGATGGCCGGTGCTGGAGGCCTCACCACCCAGGACCAGCTACACCCTGAGGCACTCCCAGCTGGTCAGCAGGATCCAGCAGGAGGAACCAGAGGAGGTCAGAGGAGAGGccagtagtagtgatagtagtacagAGGACACTCCGTCCTCCAGTGAAGCCTCGCGCCATGGGACCTCTGGGCTGATGGATCACCTGACCATGGCCCTGATGGCCCTCCGTGACATCCGCAGGGAGGTGGCTCACATTCAGATGAGCAACGCACAGCAGGGTAGCGGTGCTATGGCAGCTCAGGAGGCCCAATCAGCACCGGCTACCAACCCAGAGACGTTACGCAAAATCAAAGAACG CCTGTTGGAAGAGTCGTCTGATGAGGAGGAAGGGGACCAGTGTCGTATCTGTCAGTGTGGTGCTGGCTCCCTGACCAACCCCCTGCTCACCCCCTGTCTCTGCTCCGGCAGCCTGCAGTACATCCACCACGACTGCCTGAAGAGGTGGATCCAGACTAAAATACAGTCAG GGACCACACTGTCTGCGGTCAAAACCTGTGAGTTGTGTAAGGGGAGCCTAACACTGGATCTGGACGACTTTGACATGGAGGAGTTTTACCAAAGGCATGGTCAGACACAG GTGGAGCAGACCAGTCCAGAGCTGTACATGTTGCTGATCCTTCGGCAGAGGTTCTCAGAGCTGCTGCAGGTGGCCCAGTCACGTAGCAACGCCGTCTCTAGG GTTTGA